A segment of the Brevibacterium zhoupengii genome:
CGTTCTCCACCAAACACCCTGTCGTGATGATCCTGGTCGCCGTCCTCATCCTCGGTGGGACCGGGGCGATGATTCCGCAGCTGAAGACCGAGCTCTTCGGCGACACCGGTCAGGACAGCCTGCAGGTCTCGCAGACCTTCGACCCAGGCACCGATCTCGATGAGGCCTCGCAGCAGGCCGAGCCGGTCGAGAAGATCCTTGAAGACAACAGCGACGTCGAGTCCTATCAGCTCTCCGTCGGTGGAAGCACCTTCGGGTTCACGAACGATTCGTCGATCACCGGCACCTACATCATCACCTCCAAGTCGGGAATCTCGGCGCAGTCGATCTCCGACGAGCTGCAGAAGGAGTTCGACGACCTCAACGACGTCGGACAGGTCGAGGTGCAGAGCCAGAGCTCGATGCCCGGAGCCCAGACCATCGACGTCACCCTTTCGGCCTCGGATGCCAAAGAGCTCGACGATGCCACCAAGACCGTCACCGACAAGCTCGAAGGCGTTCCCGGGACTCAGTCGGTGACCAGCGACCTCGAAGCCGTCCAGCCCGTCATCGAGGTCAAGGTCGATCATGAGAAGGCCGCCGAGGAGAACCTCACGGAGGCCACGATCGGTCAGTACGTGCAGCGTGCGATGCACGGCCAGAACATCGGTGAGGTCGTCATCGACAATGTCTCGCATTCGGTGCTCCTCTTCGACCGCAACGCCGACACGGTCGACGAACTGCGCGACCTCAAGATTCCCGGCAAACCGGAGGAGACGGCACCAGCCGGTGGCGCTGCCGGTGCCGCTGGTGCCGCAGACGGTGGTGCCGGAGGTGCGGGCGGAGCCGGTGGAGCCGAAGGCGGTGCAGGTGCGGCCGGCGGTGCAGGTGGTGCCGGTGCCGGCGGTGGAGCCGGTGGAGACGCTGGCGCGGCCGTTGACCCGGGAGCCATGGCAGGCGCTCCGGCGCTGACGTCTGAGCCTCGGTTCATCGAACTCAGCGACGTCGCCGAGGTGAAAGAGGTCAAGACCGCACCGACGATCCGTCACACGGACTCGCAGCGTTCGACCACGGTATCGGTGACACCTGCAGGCGATGACCTGGGAACGGTGTCGGCCGATGTGCAGTCGGCTCTGAACGACGTCGATATTCCCGACTCGGTCAGCGTAGACACTGGTGGTGCCACGCAGGAGCAGAACGAAGCGTTCTCCCAGCTGGGACTGGCGATGCTCGCCGCGATCCTCATCGTGTTCGTCATCATGGTCGCTACGTTCAAGTCGCTGCTGCAGCCACTGATCCTGTTGGTCTCGATTCCGTTCGCGGCCACCGGCTCCATCGCGCTGTCGCTGCTGACCGACACGCCACTGGGCCTGACCTCGATGATCGGTCTGCTGATGCTCATCGGCATCGTGGTCACCAACGCGATCGTGCTCATCGACCTGATCAACCACTTCAGGGCTCGAGGTGTGGATCTGCGGGCGGCGATCGTCCACGGCGCCCGACTGCGTTATCGACCGATCCTGATGACCGCCGCAGCCACGATCTTCGCGCTCGTGCCGATGGCGTTGGGCCTGACCGGCGGGGGAGTGTTCATCTCGAAGCCGCTGGCGATCGTCGTCATCGGCGGCCTCATCAGCTCGACCCTGCTCACGCTCATCCTCGTGCCCGTCCTCTACCTCCTGCTCGAAGGCGCCAAGGAACGACGAGCGGAGAAGAAGCACGTGAAGAACATGGCCCGTGGACAGGTTCTCGACGTCGCCGAGGCGAGGGGTGCGCAGGGAACGGACGCGAGGGATCGTGCCCGCTCAGGCACACAGACGGACACCACCACCGAGGCGGGTTCTGTGGCAGTGGCCGACCATGACGAGTCGACCTCGTCGGCTCCGGACGCCTCGGTCGAGCGCCGCGACACGGGTGATGAACCGAAGCACTGATTCCACGCCCACTACAGTGGGATCCATGAGAAACGAGCTCGAACCACAGGAGAAGAAGCGCCTGTGGTTCGAGCTCGGTCTCGTTGCGGCACTCTCTCTGGGCCAATCCGCGGTCTACGCGATCGTGCGGCTGGTCGACATCACCACCAGGGGCCCGATCAGCGAAGCCGAAGCGAAGCTCAACACCTCGATGTCGCCGCGACCCGGATTCGACCTCGTCTACCAGATCCTCGACATCGGGTTCACCCTCGTTCCCGTGCTCCTCGCCCTCTACCTCCTCACCCGCGACACCGATGCTCCGCCCCTGAGCACTCGCCTGGGCGTGAACGGTCAGAGCGGGAAGGACCTCGGTCGCGGAACGCTGATCTTCGCCATCATCGGCATCGGCACCCTCGGCGTCTACGCGGGCGGCAGGGCACTGGGGATCACGGCCGAGATCCAGCCGGCCAACCTCGGCGATCATTGGTGGACGATTCCCGTGCTCATCCTCGCTGCGGCGAAGAACGGCATCGTCGAAGAGGTCATCATCTTCGGTTTCGGTGCCGAACGCCTCCAGCGTCTGGGCTGCGGGATGTGGCCGATCATCATCAGCCTGGCAGTCTTCCGCGCCAGCTACCACCTGTACCAGGGCATCGGGCCGTTCATCGGCAACGTCGCCATGGGCATCATCTTCGGGTGGTACTTCATGCGCCGAGGCAGACTGATGCCGCTGGTATGGGCGCATTTCATCATCGACGCCGTGGGCTTTCTGGCACCGGGGATCCTCAGCCTCGTCGACGTCGGCTGAGCAGGAATTCTCTTCCAGGCGAGCGGGATCCTTTTAGGTACGTTTCGTTTGACGTAATGCACTGCTGTCCGCGGGTTCACTCCCAGTTCACCAAGCGGTAGCGCTGGGGCCAAGTCATGGTGGAATTCTCGATCGGGTGAGTTCCCCATC
Coding sequences within it:
- a CDS encoding efflux RND transporter permease subunit; protein product: MSFLTRLSLRNRALIALISVVAIIFGIIGAGALKQELFPSLENPQATVTASYEGATPEAVEQEVTDPLEGALTALPEVEDMTSTSSAGSSSITVSTKYGEDSDDVVKSLQRAVSQVQAALPEGVEPTVNTAGTDDIPVLALSVTSDADEDKLAANLEDIAEPELKKIDGVSQVMIAGAKTKQVEVTIRRDDLEDEGANLDEIAGILQSNGIPTSAGELKSDAGTAPVEVGTRIRSVDAIKDLVISGKDDPIKLSDVADVKIENQPVESISRTNGQPSLSVSIMKESDANTVDVSAAVSEKLPELEKSMGENTEFVSAFDQAPFIEQSIHDLLVEGGLGLFFAVLVILVFLLSVRATIITAISIPLSLLIAMVGLWMGGETLNMLTLGALTISVGRVVDDSIVVIEAIRRRHASGGEKFANILAAVSEVSGAITASTLTTVAVFLPLAFVSGQTGEMFRPFALTATIALLSSLFVALTIVPVLAYWFLRQREAKVKLTRAEKKEIRRSRKGMLSEWRSEKKAAKKASKKQDILTAGRHDEPSSEASSARAATTSTAPHYGATDEEAGEVDELAGMHSPVTRLQKTYMPVISFSTKHPVVMILVAVLILGGTGAMIPQLKTELFGDTGQDSLQVSQTFDPGTDLDEASQQAEPVEKILEDNSDVESYQLSVGGSTFGFTNDSSITGTYIITSKSGISAQSISDELQKEFDDLNDVGQVEVQSQSSMPGAQTIDVTLSASDAKELDDATKTVTDKLEGVPGTQSVTSDLEAVQPVIEVKVDHEKAAEENLTEATIGQYVQRAMHGQNIGEVVIDNVSHSVLLFDRNADTVDELRDLKIPGKPEETAPAGGAAGAAGAADGGAGGAGGAGGAEGGAGAAGGAGGAGAGGGAGGDAGAAVDPGAMAGAPALTSEPRFIELSDVAEVKEVKTAPTIRHTDSQRSTTVSVTPAGDDLGTVSADVQSALNDVDIPDSVSVDTGGATQEQNEAFSQLGLAMLAAILIVFVIMVATFKSLLQPLILLVSIPFAATGSIALSLLTDTPLGLTSMIGLLMLIGIVVTNAIVLIDLINHFRARGVDLRAAIVHGARLRYRPILMTAAATIFALVPMALGLTGGGVFISKPLAIVVIGGLISSTLLTLILVPVLYLLLEGAKERRAEKKHVKNMARGQVLDVAEARGAQGTDARDRARSGTQTDTTTEAGSVAVADHDESTSSAPDASVERRDTGDEPKH
- a CDS encoding CPBP family intramembrane glutamic endopeptidase; this encodes MRNELEPQEKKRLWFELGLVAALSLGQSAVYAIVRLVDITTRGPISEAEAKLNTSMSPRPGFDLVYQILDIGFTLVPVLLALYLLTRDTDAPPLSTRLGVNGQSGKDLGRGTLIFAIIGIGTLGVYAGGRALGITAEIQPANLGDHWWTIPVLILAAAKNGIVEEVIIFGFGAERLQRLGCGMWPIIISLAVFRASYHLYQGIGPFIGNVAMGIIFGWYFMRRGRLMPLVWAHFIIDAVGFLAPGILSLVDVG